The following are encoded in a window of Amphibacillus xylanus NBRC 15112 genomic DNA:
- the secD gene encoding protein translocase subunit SecD — MVKKNRLISFAIIVITLAVVIGITMFDAAADLKLGLDLQGGVEILYEVEPINDGEESDENQEINLSVLEATVQSLRQRVDVLGVNEPNFTIEEPNRIRVQLAGIDNEEEARELLATSARLSFRDVEGKEYLDGSDLVEGGARQDFDPTTNQAIVSLQLKDGNKFGAVTRTILEDPNLPNILVIWLDYEEGDDFYVEAEKANPKFISAPMIRNVLNETNVQIDGGFTVQSAQQLADILNAGSLPVNLVEEYSRSVSAQFGIDALNETVFAGAIGILLIFIFMIVVYRLPGFISVITLSLYVYLVILVFGWMNGVLTLPGIAALILGVGMAVDANIITYERMKEELILGKSMVTAFESANKNSLSSIIDANLTTLIAAGVLFAFGTSSVKGFATLLIVSIVLSLFTSVYVSRFLLDLLVKSRVVNDRYSWFGLRKSAIRDISDTSEVEPKLFGKTFDIAGHWKKYLLIGLSLVVLGLGSFLIMGLNLSVDFTSGTRIDITSDEFLTEEVISEEFSQLELEYHSLSYSGNDNEIAVIRFSEPLDQETVAEVREHFDSGYDAEINASTVSPVVGRELVRNALMSLMIASIFIIIYIAIRFEFYSAVVAVSALVFDVVIMILVFSIFQIEFDETIIAAILTIIGYSINATIVNFDRIRENMKAEKRIRSYEQLRNVVNKSLSQTFFRSLNTSLTIIFTVVSILFLGASAITNFTIALLVGLIAGMFSSMLIVGPIWAAWRGKSIKEKPIVFEEKKRMTGPQV, encoded by the coding sequence TTTTGCTATTATCGTTATTACATTAGCAGTAGTGATCGGCATAACAATGTTTGATGCGGCAGCTGATTTAAAACTAGGACTAGATTTACAAGGTGGCGTCGAGATACTCTACGAGGTTGAGCCGATTAATGATGGGGAAGAATCAGATGAAAATCAAGAGATAAATCTCTCTGTGTTAGAAGCAACGGTACAATCATTACGCCAGCGTGTAGATGTATTAGGTGTGAATGAACCGAATTTTACAATTGAAGAACCTAACCGAATTCGGGTTCAATTGGCTGGGATAGATAATGAAGAAGAAGCCCGTGAATTATTAGCTACATCAGCAAGATTGTCATTTCGTGATGTTGAAGGTAAAGAGTATTTAGATGGATCAGATTTAGTTGAAGGTGGAGCACGACAAGATTTTGACCCAACGACTAATCAAGCGATTGTCTCTTTACAGTTAAAAGATGGTAATAAGTTTGGGGCAGTGACTAGAACAATTTTAGAGGATCCTAATTTACCAAATATATTAGTGATCTGGCTTGATTATGAAGAAGGCGATGATTTTTATGTAGAAGCAGAGAAAGCTAACCCGAAATTTATCTCTGCACCAATGATTCGCAATGTTCTTAATGAAACCAATGTGCAAATTGACGGTGGATTTACCGTCCAATCTGCGCAACAGTTAGCTGATATTTTAAATGCAGGTTCGTTACCGGTTAACTTAGTTGAAGAATATTCTCGTTCTGTTAGTGCACAATTTGGAATTGATGCTCTAAATGAAACTGTGTTTGCTGGTGCAATTGGTATATTATTAATATTTATCTTTATGATTGTTGTTTATCGATTACCAGGTTTTATTTCAGTGATTACTTTAAGTCTGTATGTTTATTTGGTGATATTGGTATTTGGTTGGATGAATGGTGTCTTAACACTTCCTGGAATTGCTGCTCTAATATTAGGGGTAGGAATGGCTGTTGATGCGAATATTATTACCTATGAAAGAATGAAGGAAGAACTTATTCTTGGTAAAAGCATGGTCACAGCGTTTGAATCGGCTAACAAAAACTCACTATCGTCGATTATTGATGCAAACCTGACAACGCTGATCGCTGCAGGAGTACTATTTGCATTCGGTACAAGTTCTGTTAAAGGTTTTGCAACATTACTGATTGTCAGTATTGTCTTAAGTCTCTTTACTTCAGTTTATGTCTCACGATTCTTATTAGACTTATTGGTTAAGAGTCGCGTAGTAAATGATCGTTATTCTTGGTTCGGATTAAGGAAATCTGCAATTAGAGATATTAGTGATACTTCAGAGGTAGAACCAAAACTATTTGGTAAAACATTTGATATCGCTGGTCATTGGAAGAAGTATTTATTAATTGGATTAAGTTTAGTTGTATTGGGATTGGGATCATTCTTAATTATGGGACTAAACTTAAGTGTTGATTTTACATCAGGAACTAGAATTGATATTACTAGTGATGAGTTTTTAACTGAAGAAGTGATAAGTGAAGAATTTAGCCAATTAGAATTGGAATACCATTCACTATCATATTCAGGAAATGATAACGAAATCGCAGTTATTCGTTTCAGTGAGCCACTTGATCAGGAAACAGTGGCAGAAGTAAGAGAACATTTTGATTCAGGTTATGACGCTGAGATAAATGCTAGTACAGTCTCACCAGTTGTAGGTCGAGAACTTGTTCGAAATGCACTAATGTCACTTATGATCGCATCAATATTTATAATCATTTATATCGCGATTCGCTTTGAATTTTATTCAGCTGTAGTTGCTGTTTCGGCATTAGTTTTTGACGTTGTTATAATGATTTTAGTTTTTAGTATATTTCAAATTGAATTTGATGAAACGATCATTGCAGCTATTTTAACAATAATCGGTTACTCGATAAATGCAACAATTGTTAACTTTGACCGAATCAGGGAAAATATGAAGGCTGAGAAGAGAATACGCTCATATGAACAGTTAAGAAATGTTGTTAATAAAAGCTTAAGTCAAACATTCTTTAGAAGCCTAAATACTAGCTTAACAATTATTTTCACAGTAGTTAGTATTTTGTTCTTAGGTGCAAGTGCAATTACTAACTTCACAATTGCATTACTTGTTGGATTAATTGCGGGTATGTTCTCTTCAATGCTAATCGTAGGTCCAATTTGGGCAGCGTGGCGTGGTAAGTCAATTAAGGAAAAACCAATCGTATTCGAGGAGAAAAAACGAATGACTGGACCTCAAGTTTAA
- a CDS encoding LapA family protein produces MKSQVYIISALVFALLIAVFAVINVEPVSVNYLFVTTDSPLIIVILSSALFGSLMTGGFSIYHLIKLRKHMRLLEKENRNLKTNQVFQSHIEADEIDEIELIEE; encoded by the coding sequence ATGAAAAGCCAGGTTTACATTATTTCAGCTCTTGTTTTTGCTTTACTTATTGCCGTTTTTGCGGTGATTAACGTTGAACCTGTATCAGTAAATTATTTATTTGTCACAACTGATTCACCACTCATTATCGTTATTTTAAGTTCAGCATTATTCGGCAGTTTAATGACTGGAGGATTTAGTATTTATCACTTGATTAAGTTACGCAAGCATATGAGATTATTAGAAAAAGAAAATAGAAATTTAAAGACGAATCAAGTATTTCAATCACATATTGAAGCTGATGAAATCGATGAGATTGAATTGATTGAGGAATAA
- the recJ gene encoding single-stranded-DNA-specific exonuclease RecJ produces the protein MLASQMKWNFTYMEDDRKDQVDSEVNIVKQLLKNRGITGTKETNQFLNPQLTDLHQPHLLNGLVESKQRIELAIDEGESILVFGDYDADGVTATTILVETLNELGAMCDYYIPNRFTEGYGPNPEAFRQAKNQGFSLVITVDTGIAAFEAADTAKEIGLDLIITDHHEIQEELPTAYAIIHPKLSENYPFKDLAGVGVAFKLAEYLLGYFPTQFLDLVAIGTIADLVPLLSENRILTKYGLDSLTNTDRPGLRALKEVASIKGEVDEQDIGFGIGPRLNAAGRLETAYPAVQLLLTRDPEEAQALATEINLINQERQEIVSEIVDEAIEMVNQTQDINHSVIIVAKEGWNEGVLGIVASRLVRIYQRPAICLALKPEDQIAKGSGRSIAAFDLFDSGMKIQDQFIRFGGHAQAIGLTIELDKVDELRTLLNNDAANQLAPEDFKEQLNIELSLDIDQLTLSTVNEINQLAPFGMGNPRPYFYLKGHPQELKQIGAKNNHLKFTLAQDDQKLSAIAFGYGDYSSRISPHDQLEVVGELQINEWNGTRSLQLLVKDFQVQGYQLFDYRGSKFWHNQIQHLFDQEYLCLQFQNHPIESELEITQFDQLDQNQIPEVTDLVLLDLPKDLKQLSQLLSKIKPKNLYACYNLAGQKDWTAFPTRDDFKWFYGFLIKRKAYNHKLEQKQVAGHTGWRVEKIEFIINVFYELKFVKIDNEVVSLNDSVEKRQLTDSTYYQQGLKQKELQEVLYYSNYQQLKSWFISQVEDRVKEEEVNGL, from the coding sequence ATGTTAGCGAGTCAAATGAAGTGGAATTTTACATATATGGAAGATGATCGCAAGGATCAAGTTGATTCTGAGGTTAATATAGTAAAACAATTGTTAAAGAACCGTGGAATTACTGGAACAAAAGAAACGAACCAGTTTTTAAATCCCCAATTAACTGATCTACATCAACCGCATTTGTTAAATGGTCTAGTAGAAAGTAAACAACGAATCGAACTAGCAATTGATGAAGGTGAAAGTATTTTAGTCTTTGGTGATTATGATGCTGACGGTGTAACAGCAACAACGATATTAGTAGAAACATTAAATGAGCTTGGCGCAATGTGTGACTACTATATTCCTAATCGTTTTACAGAAGGCTATGGTCCTAATCCAGAAGCATTTAGACAAGCCAAAAATCAAGGGTTTAGTTTAGTTATTACAGTTGATACTGGAATTGCTGCGTTCGAAGCGGCTGATACTGCAAAAGAAATTGGATTAGATCTTATTATTACAGACCACCATGAAATTCAAGAAGAATTACCTACTGCGTATGCTATTATTCACCCAAAGCTATCTGAAAACTATCCTTTCAAAGATTTAGCTGGTGTAGGCGTCGCGTTTAAATTAGCGGAGTATCTGTTAGGTTATTTTCCAACTCAATTTCTTGATTTGGTTGCCATTGGAACAATAGCCGATCTTGTTCCTTTACTTAGTGAGAACCGAATTTTAACAAAGTATGGTTTGGATTCCTTAACAAACACAGATCGTCCTGGTTTGCGAGCCTTAAAAGAAGTGGCTTCAATAAAAGGTGAAGTAGACGAGCAAGATATTGGCTTCGGTATTGGACCACGATTAAATGCAGCCGGTCGATTGGAAACGGCCTATCCTGCTGTTCAATTATTACTTACCCGTGACCCAGAAGAAGCACAAGCTTTGGCTACGGAGATTAATTTAATTAACCAAGAACGCCAAGAAATAGTAAGTGAAATTGTTGATGAAGCAATAGAAATGGTAAATCAAACGCAAGATATTAATCATTCTGTAATTATTGTTGCTAAGGAAGGCTGGAATGAAGGCGTTCTAGGTATAGTAGCATCGAGATTGGTTCGGATCTATCAACGACCAGCTATTTGTTTAGCGCTAAAACCTGAAGATCAGATTGCAAAGGGTTCTGGTCGTAGTATTGCTGCATTTGATCTATTTGATAGTGGGATGAAAATACAAGATCAATTTATACGGTTTGGTGGTCATGCTCAAGCGATTGGATTAACAATTGAACTGGATAAAGTTGATGAATTACGCACACTATTAAATAATGATGCGGCCAATCAGTTAGCACCAGAAGATTTTAAAGAGCAATTGAATATAGAGCTAAGTCTTGATATTGATCAATTAACGTTAAGTACTGTAAATGAGATTAATCAATTAGCTCCTTTTGGAATGGGGAACCCTAGGCCTTATTTCTACTTGAAAGGCCATCCGCAAGAACTGAAACAAATAGGTGCGAAAAACAATCACTTAAAATTTACATTGGCGCAAGACGATCAAAAATTATCAGCAATTGCTTTTGGTTACGGTGACTACTCTTCACGCATTTCACCACATGATCAATTAGAAGTTGTTGGTGAATTACAAATCAATGAGTGGAATGGCACGCGTTCATTACAATTGCTCGTCAAAGATTTTCAGGTTCAAGGCTATCAGCTTTTTGATTATCGAGGCTCTAAATTTTGGCATAATCAAATTCAACATTTATTTGACCAAGAATATCTGTGTCTCCAGTTTCAAAATCATCCGATTGAATCTGAATTAGAAATAACTCAGTTTGATCAATTAGATCAGAATCAAATTCCTGAGGTAACAGATTTAGTTTTACTTGATTTACCAAAAGATTTAAAGCAATTATCACAATTATTATCAAAAATCAAACCAAAAAATCTGTATGCATGCTATAATTTAGCAGGGCAGAAAGATTGGACTGCTTTTCCAACGCGAGATGATTTTAAATGGTTTTACGGTTTCTTAATAAAACGTAAAGCGTATAATCATAAATTGGAACAGAAACAAGTGGCTGGCCATACTGGTTGGCGAGTAGAAAAGATTGAATTTATCATAAATGTGTTTTATGAACTAAAGTTTGTTAAAATAGATAATGAAGTTGTTTCATTAAATGATTCGGTAGAAAAACGTCAGTTAACTGATTCAACATATTATCAACAAGGATTAAAACAAAAAGAATTACAGGAAGTACTCTATTATTCAAACTATCAACAATTGAAGTCATGGTTCATAAGTCAAGTTGAAGATAGAGTCAAGGAGGAAGAAGTTAATGGATTATAA
- a CDS encoding adenine phosphoribosyltransferase — protein MDYKQFITLVEDWPKEGVQFKDITTLMDNGVAYKSAVDEIVQYAKDRQVDIIVGPEARGFIVGCPVAYALEIGFAPVRKEGKLPREVIKVDYGLEYGKDVLTIHKDAIKPGQRVLITDDLLATGGTIEATIKLVEELGGVVVGCAFLIELSYLNGRDKLEGYDVLTLMEYN, from the coding sequence ATGGATTATAAACAATTTATTACATTGGTCGAAGACTGGCCAAAAGAAGGCGTTCAATTTAAAGACATTACTACGTTAATGGATAATGGTGTAGCTTATAAATCAGCTGTAGATGAAATCGTCCAATATGCTAAAGATAGACAAGTTGACATTATTGTCGGCCCAGAAGCTAGAGGATTTATCGTAGGTTGTCCAGTTGCATATGCATTGGAAATTGGTTTTGCGCCTGTTCGTAAAGAAGGTAAATTACCACGTGAAGTCATTAAGGTAGATTATGGTTTAGAGTACGGTAAAGATGTGTTAACCATTCATAAAGATGCAATCAAACCAGGACAACGTGTTTTAATCACAGATGACTTGTTAGCTACTGGTGGAACGATTGAAGCAACAATCAAGCTTGTAGAAGAACTAGGCGGGGTTGTAGTTGGTTGTGCATTTTTAATTGAATTATCATATCTAAATGGACGAGATAAGCTTGAAGGTTATGATGTTTTAACATTAATGGAATACAATTAA
- a CDS encoding RelA/SpoT family protein produces the protein MSREKILTLEDVIEIASYLSDDDIKLIRRAFEYAYKAHENQYRRSGEPYIIHPVQVASILAKLGLDAETIAGGFLHDVVEDTDKTLKDIEEAFNEEIAMLVDGVTKLGKIQYKSQEAQQAENHRKMFIAMSKDIRVILIKLADRVHNMRTLKYLPPEKQRRIANETLEIFAPLAHRLGISAIKWELEDVALRYLNPQQYYRIVNLMKQKREERENYIEEVMIEVQKQLEQVNIRAEFSGRPKHIYSIYRKMMLQNKQFDEIYDLLAVRIIVNSIKDCYAVLGIIHTCWKPMPGRFKDYIAMPKPNLYQSLHTTVIGPKGAPLEVQIRTKEMHEIAEYGIAAHWAYKEGKSVKPGKGNPEEKLAWFREILESQSETNDAEEFMESLKVELFADMVYVFTPKGDVIELPKGSIPIDFAYKIHTEIGNHTIGTRVNGKMEPLDYQLKNGDIVEVLTSQHSYGPSRDWLNMTQTSQARNKIKQFFKKQQREENVIKGKELIEKELRNLGYDLKEVLKEENLQRVADRFNFISIDDMWAAVGYQGITASQIATRLTDKLREQKKDLSSTLDQVQKKPLSKPHRRKETGVVVEGVDNLLVRLAKCCNPVPGDEIIGYITKGRGVSVHRKNCPNLNDDDIKDRLLQVTWEAGNSETKQYQVDLEISAYDRRGLLNDILQTVNELGANIVGVNGKTDRNKIAMIHLSILINNINHLKKAVDQIKQIKDVYTVKRVVQ, from the coding sequence ATGTCAAGAGAAAAGATATTGACACTGGAGGATGTTATCGAGATTGCATCATATCTCTCGGACGACGATATTAAACTGATACGTCGTGCTTTTGAGTATGCATATAAAGCTCATGAAAATCAATATAGACGTTCTGGTGAACCGTATATTATTCACCCTGTTCAAGTTGCAAGCATTTTAGCTAAGTTAGGCTTAGATGCTGAAACAATTGCAGGTGGTTTTTTACATGATGTTGTTGAAGATACAGATAAGACATTAAAAGATATTGAAGAAGCATTTAATGAAGAGATTGCAATGCTTGTTGACGGTGTCACGAAGTTAGGGAAAATTCAGTATAAGTCACAAGAAGCACAGCAAGCTGAAAATCACCGAAAAATGTTTATTGCAATGTCTAAAGATATACGGGTCATTTTGATTAAGTTAGCAGATCGTGTTCATAACATGCGCACGCTTAAATATTTACCACCAGAAAAACAGAGAAGGATTGCAAATGAGACGTTAGAAATATTTGCACCACTTGCTCATCGTTTAGGTATCTCCGCAATCAAATGGGAATTAGAAGATGTTGCTTTAAGGTATTTAAATCCACAGCAGTATTATCGGATTGTTAACCTGATGAAACAAAAACGTGAAGAACGTGAGAATTATATTGAAGAGGTTATGATTGAAGTTCAAAAGCAACTAGAACAAGTTAATATAAGAGCTGAATTCTCAGGAAGACCAAAACACATTTATAGTATTTATCGAAAAATGATGTTACAAAATAAACAATTTGATGAAATTTATGATTTATTAGCAGTAAGAATTATTGTTAATAGTATTAAAGACTGTTACGCAGTGCTTGGTATTATTCATACGTGTTGGAAACCAATGCCTGGCCGTTTTAAAGATTATATTGCGATGCCGAAACCTAACCTGTATCAATCACTTCATACAACCGTAATTGGACCAAAAGGTGCACCTTTAGAAGTTCAAATTCGAACGAAAGAAATGCACGAAATTGCTGAATACGGAATTGCAGCTCACTGGGCGTATAAAGAAGGTAAATCTGTTAAGCCAGGTAAAGGCAATCCAGAAGAAAAGCTTGCTTGGTTTAGAGAAATCCTTGAATCGCAAAGTGAAACGAATGATGCAGAAGAATTTATGGAGTCACTTAAAGTTGAATTATTCGCTGATATGGTCTATGTGTTTACGCCTAAGGGAGATGTTATTGAATTACCTAAAGGCTCAATTCCAATTGACTTCGCTTACAAAATTCACACTGAAATTGGTAATCATACGATTGGAACCCGAGTAAATGGAAAGATGGAGCCGTTAGATTATCAATTGAAAAATGGTGATATCGTTGAGGTATTAACATCGCAACATTCATATGGTCCATCTCGAGATTGGCTGAATATGACACAAACTTCTCAAGCGCGCAATAAAATTAAGCAATTTTTCAAGAAGCAACAACGAGAAGAAAATGTGATTAAGGGTAAAGAACTAATTGAAAAAGAATTACGAAATTTAGGCTATGACTTGAAAGAAGTTTTAAAAGAGGAAAATCTACAACGCGTAGCTGATCGATTTAACTTTATTAGTATCGATGATATGTGGGCAGCTGTTGGCTATCAAGGTATTACAGCCTCTCAAATTGCCACTCGGTTAACAGATAAATTACGAGAGCAAAAGAAAGATTTAAGCTCAACGTTAGATCAAGTTCAGAAAAAGCCTCTATCAAAGCCACACCGTAGGAAAGAAACAGGTGTAGTTGTAGAAGGCGTCGATAATTTACTTGTTCGCTTAGCTAAGTGCTGTAACCCTGTACCTGGTGATGAAATAATCGGCTACATTACTAAGGGACGTGGTGTGTCAGTTCACAGAAAAAACTGTCCAAATTTAAATGATGATGACATTAAAGATCGATTACTACAAGTTACTTGGGAAGCTGGTAATAGTGAGACAAAGCAATACCAGGTAGACTTAGAGATTTCAGCTTACGATAGACGTGGATTGTTAAATGATATTTTACAAACTGTTAATGAATTAGGTGCTAATATTGTTGGTGTTAATGGTAAAACAGATCGAAACAAGATCGCGATGATACACTTATCAATCCTGATTAACAATATTAATCACTTGAAAAAAGCAGTTGATCAAATTAAGCAAATTAAAGATGTGTATACTGTTAAACGTGTTGTTCAATAA
- the dtd gene encoding D-aminoacyl-tRNA deacylase — protein sequence MRAVIQKVSQASVKVENKIVGQIDHGFVVLLGVTHNDTEEDAEYLAKKICHLRIFEDEAEKMNLSLLDVQGSVLSISQFTLYSDTRKGRRPSFTDAARPEQANQLYEYFNQQIESYGVKLETGEFGAMMDVSLINQGPVTIIIDSEQR from the coding sequence ATGCGAGCTGTTATTCAAAAAGTAAGTCAAGCAAGTGTAAAAGTAGAGAATAAGATCGTTGGGCAAATTGATCATGGGTTTGTCGTATTGTTAGGTGTCACGCATAATGACACTGAAGAAGATGCTGAGTATTTAGCTAAGAAAATTTGCCATTTGCGAATTTTTGAAGACGAAGCAGAGAAGATGAATCTATCCTTGTTAGATGTTCAAGGATCAGTTCTTTCTATCTCGCAATTCACGCTATATAGTGATACGAGAAAGGGCCGCCGTCCAAGCTTTACAGATGCTGCTAGACCTGAACAGGCTAATCAATTATATGAATATTTCAATCAACAGATTGAATCGTATGGTGTTAAATTAGAAACAGGAGAATTCGGTGCAATGATGGATGTGTCGTTGATAAATCAAGGTCCTGTAACAATTATTATTGATAGTGAACAACGTTAA
- the pstB gene encoding phosphate ABC transporter ATP-binding protein PstB, translating to MRYSTAMTSRTDRQVTKPKVYETIDLNLWYHETKALKNVNLPIYEKEVTAIIGPSGCGKSTLLKTLNRMVELVPSVRISGKVEYRGRSILGKDFQVEQLRTKVGMVFQKPTPFPKSIYDNVAYGPKIHGLKDKKQLDEIVERSLKGAAIWDEVKDRLKDSALGLSGGQQQRLCIARALAIEPDVILMDEPTSALDPKSTIKVEELINELKENYSIVIVTHNMQQAARISDRTAFMLNGELIEYDETNTLFSTPSDQRTEDYITGRFG from the coding sequence ATGCGATATAGTACAGCAATGACAAGTCGTACTGATAGACAAGTAACAAAGCCAAAGGTATATGAAACAATTGATTTAAATTTATGGTACCATGAAACTAAAGCATTAAAAAATGTAAACTTACCAATTTATGAAAAAGAAGTGACTGCAATAATTGGACCTTCTGGTTGTGGGAAATCAACATTATTAAAAACTCTAAACAGGATGGTTGAACTCGTTCCATCTGTTCGTATTTCAGGTAAAGTAGAGTATCGTGGACGTTCAATCTTAGGTAAGGACTTTCAAGTTGAACAATTGCGAACTAAAGTAGGAATGGTTTTCCAAAAACCAACACCTTTTCCTAAGTCAATCTATGACAACGTCGCTTACGGTCCGAAAATCCACGGATTAAAAGATAAGAAACAGCTGGATGAAATTGTTGAACGTAGTTTAAAAGGTGCAGCAATCTGGGATGAAGTAAAAGATCGCTTAAAAGACTCTGCGCTTGGGCTTTCAGGAGGACAACAACAACGACTTTGTATTGCGCGTGCATTAGCCATTGAACCAGATGTAATCTTAATGGATGAGCCAACATCTGCGTTAGATCCTAAATCAACTATTAAAGTTGAGGAATTAATTAACGAATTAAAAGAAAACTATTCAATTGTAATTGTTACTCATAATATGCAACAAGCAGCACGAATTTCGGACCGTACAGCATTTATGTTGAATGGTGAATTAATTGAGTATGATGAAACTAATACATTATTTTCTACACCAAGTGATCAAAGAACTGAAGATTATATTACCGGTCGATTCGGTTAA
- the phoU gene encoding phosphate signaling complex protein PhoU, with translation MAIRRQFDLELETLQQKIVEMAKAARNQLERAVKSIYESDLELAKDVIEADAEIDQLDLDINDSAILLIAKQQPVASDLRKLIVAIRIATDLERMADNARNIARSTLALGENHDIEIDLALKDMCEVAYEMLDLAIKGYKEEDYKLAKQLSELDDSIDDMFDQVLERMLDFSANNPQKVQHVMHIAYTARYIERFGDHLTNIAESILYLVKGEILDLNE, from the coding sequence ATGGCAATTAGACGACAGTTTGATCTTGAACTAGAAACTTTACAACAAAAGATTGTTGAAATGGCAAAAGCGGCACGTAACCAGCTTGAAAGAGCGGTAAAATCTATTTATGAATCAGATTTAGAACTAGCTAAAGATGTTATTGAAGCAGATGCTGAAATTGACCAGTTAGATTTGGATATTAACGATTCAGCCATTTTATTAATAGCAAAACAACAACCAGTAGCTTCTGATTTAAGAAAGTTAATCGTAGCCATTCGAATTGCTACAGATTTGGAGAGAATGGCAGACAATGCTAGAAACATTGCCCGTTCTACATTAGCTCTAGGTGAAAATCATGATATTGAAATTGATTTAGCATTAAAAGATATGTGCGAAGTAGCATATGAAATGTTAGACTTGGCAATTAAAGGTTACAAAGAAGAAGACTATAAATTAGCGAAGCAATTATCTGAATTAGATGATTCGATAGACGATATGTTTGATCAAGTTTTAGAACGAATGTTAGATTTTTCAGCAAACAACCCGCAAAAAGTTCAACACGTTATGCATATCGCCTATACAGCTCGTTACATCGAGCGCTTTGGTGATCACTTAACAAATATTGCTGAAAGTATTCTATATTTGGTTAAAGGTGAAATATTAGATCTCAATGAATGA
- a CDS encoding N-acetylmuramoyl-L-alanine amidase codes for MLTLSQSISFAKVVSIDVDELRVRTGPSTAHELIGHVNQGEQYTFLDETDEWVAIDYNGGTGWVSRDYVTITDDQTVTIPSNSDTTSDDTNNQNNISSTFDFKIPVDKLHLREAATTESEILSILTKGDSVVVLEQSNDWVKVNFQDTEGYIPSWILNEQIKINLNQTPLRNKVIVIDPGHGGYDVGAISVHNNYEKNFALNTAKHLQDQLELLGAKVHLTRSDDYYYALTPRAILANYHGADVFLSIHYNSEPQYPSANGINTYYRKSADLALAEFVHQGILETTKANDRGVLTGDYLVLRNSKRPSLLLELGFLSNESEEMLIQSPGYQDDISRGIIIGLENYFYN; via the coding sequence ATGCTTACTTTATCTCAGTCTATTAGCTTTGCAAAAGTAGTTTCTATCGATGTTGACGAGTTGCGAGTTAGAACTGGTCCTAGTACAGCTCATGAACTAATTGGACACGTCAATCAAGGTGAGCAATATACTTTTCTGGATGAAACAGATGAGTGGGTAGCAATTGATTATAATGGAGGAACAGGATGGGTAAGTCGAGATTATGTGACGATTACTGACGACCAAACCGTCACAATTCCCTCCAATTCTGATACTACATCAGACGACACTAACAACCAAAATAACATCTCATCTACATTCGATTTCAAAATTCCTGTTGATAAGCTTCATTTAAGAGAAGCGGCAACAACTGAATCAGAGATTTTATCAATTTTAACAAAGGGCGATAGCGTTGTAGTACTTGAACAATCAAATGACTGGGTTAAAGTCAATTTTCAAGATACTGAAGGCTACATCCCTTCTTGGATACTTAACGAACAAATAAAAATTAATTTAAACCAAACACCATTAAGAAATAAAGTAATAGTAATTGATCCTGGTCATGGTGGCTATGATGTTGGAGCGATTAGTGTTCATAATAACTACGAGAAGAATTTCGCATTAAATACAGCAAAACATTTGCAAGATCAACTAGAATTGCTAGGTGCAAAAGTTCATCTTACAAGAAGTGATGACTACTATTATGCGCTTACACCAAGAGCAATCTTAGCAAATTATCACGGTGCTGATGTTTTTCTAAGTATTCATTACAATAGTGAGCCACAATATCCATCAGCAAACGGCATAAATACTTACTATCGAAAATCAGCCGATTTAGCACTAGCAGAGTTTGTTCATCAAGGTATACTTGAAACAACAAAGGCAAATGATCGAGGTGTTTTAACAGGCGATTATCTTGTTCTGCGCAATTCAAAACGACCGAGTCTTCTTTTAGAACTTGGCTTTCTTTCAAATGAATCTGAAGAAATGTTGATTCAATCACCTGGTTATCAAGATGATATTAGCCGCGGTATTATTATCGGGTTGGAAAATTACTTTTACAATTAA